DNA sequence from the Streptomyces cinnabarinus genome:
TCTCTGGCATCAACCTCGTGCCCAGGACACTGCGGTCGTACATGGCGGTGAGAGCTCCGATGTAGTCACGCACCAGCATCGCGCGGTAGTCCACGTGCTCCCGCGCACGGACCACCCGACCGTTCGGGACCCATTCGGTGCTCTCACCGTCGTAGTCGGCGTCCATCTTGAAGTACGAGGTGAACGTCAGCGGCGCGTCACCTTCCACGGCGAAAGCGAGTTGCTTCTCGGTTTTCTCTGGAAGCCACATGTCGTCGGAGTCGAGGAACGCGATGTAGTCCCCGCGGGCCCGCTCGATCGCCAGGTTGCGGGCCCGGCCCGCACCGCCCCGTTCGGGCGCCGTCTCCGGCAGGAGGCGCTCGTCCTGCTCAGCGAACTCGCGGAGCAGGTCCATGGAGCCATCGGAGGACTGGTCGTCGGTGACCAGCAGCTCCAGGTCGCTGTGGGTCTGCGTGAGCACCGATCGGACGGCTGCGCCGAGGGTGGCTGCCGAGTTGTACACGGGCATCACGACAGACACCAGGGGCACAGCGCTTCTCCTTGCCAGACCAGGAATGACGGTCCATTCAAGCACTGCAATCGAGTAGAAGCTCAATGAGCCGTTACTGCCAGAGCCACCGCCGGAGTGGTGGCGGGACGGCCGCGAGGGCCTGACCGCCAGGCCCTGTGCGGCGGAAGTGAAGCTGTCGCCTCGCTCTGAGATCGTCGCCAGCCCGGCGGGGTGTCGGTCGGGTGCGGGTGCTGGGTTCACATGGTGCTGAGGAGGGTGAGGACCGCGACGGGTAGCAGCAGCATCCATTGGGGGAGCTGGAGGAGCGGTCTGGGCCAGTCGGCGGTGAGTGTGACGATCAGGAACACCAGGGCGTAGGCGAGGTATTGGGCGGCGATGAACACGACGAGTGGCGTGCTGGGTTGGGTGGTGAAGGCAAGGGCGAGCAGGGCGATGGAGCTGATAAGCAGGTCGGCGGTGACCATGTGCCAAACGACGTGCAGGGTGCGCTTGGGTTCGGCGGTCATCTTGCTGCCCAGAAGGGGGCGTACGACCGACTGTCCGCCGACGGTGGCGTGGATGAGTGTGGTTGCCGCGGCGATGATGCCTGCGGTGAGCAGCCAGCCATTCATCGGGCCTCTATTCCGCGTGCGATCATCGCGGCGATACGCCGGGCAAGATCCGGTGCGGGACGTTCGCCGATGATTCCCAGGTGGAAGAAGACCGCCCCGGCCAGGGTGTCGAGTACGAGGTCGACCGGTAGGTCTGCGCCGGCCTCGCCGCGCTGCTGCGCCCGGTCGAAGACTTCGGTGAGTCGTTCCTTGGCGGGCTTGAGGAACCGGGAGCGGATCGTTGCGCGGAGGTCTGGCGTGGCGGCGAAGTCGGCGAGCAGGCCGGGCAGGGCGGCTGCGGCCTGGGGTGCGGAGAACTCATCGATCAGGGACTGCACCAGTGCGGTGAGGTCGCCTTGCAGGGTCCCCGTGTCGGGCAGGTCGGCTGTGTCGGTCGTGGTGAAGACCGCCTCGTAGACCAGCTCCGGCTTGCCGGACCAGCGGCGGTAGATGGTGTCCTTGCCGACGCTGGCTCGTGCGGCGACGGCGCCGATGGACATCGCCGCGTAGCCGCTCTCCACGACCAGTTCGGCGGTCGCCTTGATGATCGCGGCGCTGGACCGCTCGTCTCTGGGGCGCCCTCGCTCTGCAGGGAAGGAAGTCATACTCCATAATTACCATACGAGTCGACCCGTATGGAATATGAGGGCTCGGGATCGGCAGGTCCGGTGTTGGCCGGGGGTGGAGGGCATGTTCATGCCGGGCCGCCCAACAGTACGAGGGGCGGCCCACTTGCTTGCGCGTCAGGTGTCGCCGGGCCTCGTCGATGTCAACGGGGTTGCATGACAGCCTTCTTGGCGCCCTTGGTGGGAGGAGGTCGAGACGGTGATGGTGGTGCGCCTTGGGCTTCTTTCTGGGCGGGGTAGATCTCGCGGAATGTCGGCAAGTTGCTGTTCACGGGAATATGCCGGGTTGATGCGGGCGGGGCCCTGAGCGTCGAGCAGTTCTTCGAACGACGTGTACTCGGTGGCCGATCCGCTGGAGACGTGAGGCCCGCCGGTGCCCAGGGCGCCCAGCAGGTTCGGTCCGCACACGGTTGTGAGGTGCCTGCGACGCCGGCGTGGAGATCCAGCTACCCCGGACATGGGGCCGGTTCACGGGGTGAGGAGGCGGGAGGAACCATCCGAGGTTCTTTCAGTGCCCGTGCTGGCCGGCCCGCTGGGCAGAGGGCATGCTCGAACGACTGTGCTTTGGAGAACCCCTTTGTCGTCCTCTTCGTCCTTCCTCCTGGCGTCCCTGGATCCGCCCGCGTCGGTCACCCTGACCAGCCTGACCAGCCTGACCAGCCAGGTCGATGCCTTGCCCGACTGGCTCATGGGTAATGCGGACATGCTGATCGGTATACCCCTGCGGATCGCGTTGATCATTGTGATTGCGGCCCTGGTGCGGATGATCGCCAAACGGGCCATCACACGCGTGGTGCAGCGCATCCTGGAACCGGCCGGCCTGGACGGCGCGGAGCGCCGCAGCACCCGTGGCCCACTCGTGCTGCAGCGCGACAGCAGCCGAGCCAGCGAGCGCCGCCAGCAACGGGCCCGCACCATCGGCTCGGTCCTCAGCAGCATCGTCACGATCGTCATCGCGGTCACCGGGCTGGCCATGATCCTGGAACAGATCGGAATCGCCCTTGGCCCCCTGCTCGCCAGCGCGGGAGTCGTCGGGCTCGCCATCGGCTTCGGCGCGCAGAGCCTGGTCGCCGACTACCTGTCCGGGATGCTCATCATGGTCGAGGACCAGTACGGCATCGGAGACTCCGTGGACCTGGGCGAAGCCGTGGGCGAGGTCGAACAGGTGGGGCTGCGCCTGACCCAGGTCCGAGACCTCAACGGCGGCCTCTGGCACATCCGCAACGGTGAGATCCTCCGTGTGCGCAACGACAGCCAGGAATGGGCCCGCGCCGTCCTGGATGTGTCCGTCGCCTACGACTCACACCTCGATGTCGTCTACCGGGTCCTGGAGGAAACGGGTCACGCGATGCGCGAGGACCCCGCTTTCGCCGACATCCTCCTGGAGGACCCCGCCGTGTGGGGCGTGCAGTCCCTCGACGCCGACGGCGTGGTCGTCCGCATCGCAGTCAAGACCGTTCCTCTCAAGCAGTGGGCCGTCACCCGCGAACTGCGCCACCGCGTCAAGAACGCCTTCGACACCGCAGGCATCGGGCTGCCCTTCCCCCAGCGTTCCATCTGGCTGCGCAACGAGGACGAGAAGCGCTCCCCGGTGAATGCGACCGGATCAAGTCCGCGGCGCCCGTAAGGCCCGTACCTCCGGTTGATGGCGCCGCACTGCGAAACCGGTGCGCTCCTTGACGGGAACCCGATACCGCTACGCGGCACCGTCCGCGTCACGGCCGGTGTCCGGGACGGTGCCGAGCCCAGCCCCATGGACAGCCGGGTTGACCGGCCTGCCACCCTGTCAGCTGGGCGGATTGGCCAATGCGTCGCGCCGAAAGCCCCACTCCCGACGCTGTTTGCGCATCTCGCGTTGCCACAGGACCACCGGCGTCAGGCTGGCGGCGACCGTCAGGGTGGCCCAGACGAGCATGGCCGGATGGGTGTGGTGCGCCGCGATCCCGTAGGCGGCGAGGCCGGTGACCGTCACCGCCCAGAACAGGTGGATCCGGAAGGTGCCGAAGAACCGGTCGGGGGAGGCGGAAGAGCCCTTCGGTGTCACAAAGAACCTGCTCTTGCGGCGCAGCAAGGCGTCCGTGAAGCTGCGGGTGTACACGGGGGCGATGATGAGGGTCATCGCCATGCCGGCGAGGCCTGAGGACCCGACCGGTTCGTGAGGGCTGACGTTGTGGCGCCGGTTCCAGATGTAGAGCGCCACTTGCAGGGCGACGGCGTTGCCGTACAGCACGGCCCATACGACGGGATCGATGTCACCCCCGCTCGCTCCTCCCACGAAGTAGAGGGCCAGTGACACCCCGCCCAGGATCCAGGAGATCGCCAGCAGGGGGTACCAGGAGAGCAGGAAGAAGTAGTTGACCAGACTGGGCAGGCGGAGTTTGAACGGGGCCTTCCAGAAGTCCTTGAGCAGGGTCTCGTAGGTGCCGCGGCTCCACCGCAGTTGCTGGGTCACGAAGTCCGTCCAGGCCGACGGGCCCTCGCCGACGGCGAGCACGTCGGGCGTGTACACGGAGCGCCAATGGCGGCCGGTCACGGGGTGGCGCCGCTGGTGGATGGCGAGCCCGGTGAGCATGTCCTCCGTGATGGAGTCCTGAAATCCTCCGACCTGGAGCAGTGCCGTGGTGCGCACTGCGAGGTTCGTCCCGACGAGCATGGGTGATCCGTGCCGGTTGCCGACGCGCTGGATCAGCGCGTGGAACATGAACTGCTGACTCTCCGCCATCTTCGTGACGACACTGTCGTAGTTGCCGTAGACCTGAGGGCTGACGACGAAGGCGGTGTCAGGGTCGCGGAAGTAGCCGAGGGTGCGTTCCAGGAAGTTGGGGAAGGGCACATGGTCGGTGTCGACGGCGGCGATGAAGTCGTAGTCCCGTCCTTGCGCGTCGAGCCATGCGTTGTAGTTGCCGTGTTTGGTCTTGGCTCTGTGCACACCTCGGGTGGTGTTCCACTTGGCCACGCCCTTGCGGGAGAAGTGGTGCACCCCCAACTGATCGCAGAGCGCCCGCACTTCCGGATCGTTCCCCTCGTCCAGGACCCAGACGTGCATCAGGCCCCGGTGCCGAATCCGGACTGCCGCGCGCAGTGTGTTGCTCAGCATCTCCAGAGGTTCTTT
Encoded proteins:
- a CDS encoding TetR/AcrR family transcriptional regulator → MTSFPAERGRPRDERSSAAIIKATAELVVESGYAAMSIGAVAARASVGKDTIYRRWSGKPELVYEAVFTTTDTADLPDTGTLQGDLTALVQSLIDEFSAPQAAAALPGLLADFAATPDLRATIRSRFLKPAKERLTEVFDRAQQRGEAGADLPVDLVLDTLAGAVFFHLGIIGERPAPDLARRIAAMIARGIEAR
- a CDS encoding glycosyltransferase family 2 protein; translated protein: MPPASDDSDQHWAEAQKTWRSLFRPPLRPLPRYDYEHYSRLAGPLTQPSAGIPYRVRHRSLLSAEPHRVRTALALALVPLISLCTLLWLLQPSHWQHQPTLWIVMLGCVGAIEGARLTSVLSCAHATLFAQDPIPVVPETGTRVAFLTTFVPGKEPLEMLSNTLRAAVRIRHRGLMHVWVLDEGNDPEVRALCDQLGVHHFSRKGVAKWNTTRGVHRAKTKHGNYNAWLDAQGRDYDFIAAVDTDHVPFPNFLERTLGYFRDPDTAFVVSPQVYGNYDSVVTKMAESQQFMFHALIQRVGNRHGSPMLVGTNLAVRTTALLQVGGFQDSITEDMLTGLAIHQRRHPVTGRHWRSVYTPDVLAVGEGPSAWTDFVTQQLRWSRGTYETLLKDFWKAPFKLRLPSLVNYFFLLSWYPLLAISWILGGVSLALYFVGGASGGDIDPVVWAVLYGNAVALQVALYIWNRRHNVSPHEPVGSSGLAGMAMTLIIAPVYTRSFTDALLRRKSRFFVTPKGSSASPDRFFGTFRIHLFWAVTVTGLAAYGIAAHHTHPAMLVWATLTVAASLTPVVLWQREMRKQRREWGFRRDALANPPS
- a CDS encoding mechanosensitive ion channel family protein, translating into MSSSSSFLLASLDPPASVTLTSLTSLTSQVDALPDWLMGNADMLIGIPLRIALIIVIAALVRMIAKRAITRVVQRILEPAGLDGAERRSTRGPLVLQRDSSRASERRQQRARTIGSVLSSIVTIVIAVTGLAMILEQIGIALGPLLASAGVVGLAIGFGAQSLVADYLSGMLIMVEDQYGIGDSVDLGEAVGEVEQVGLRLTQVRDLNGGLWHIRNGEILRVRNDSQEWARAVLDVSVAYDSHLDVVYRVLEETGHAMREDPAFADILLEDPAVWGVQSLDADGVVVRIAVKTVPLKQWAVTRELRHRVKNAFDTAGIGLPFPQRSIWLRNEDEKRSPVNATGSSPRRP
- a CDS encoding glycosyltransferase family 2 protein encodes the protein MPLVSVVMPVYNSAATLGAAVRSVLTQTHSDLELLVTDDQSSDGSMDLLREFAEQDERLLPETAPERGGAGRARNLAIERARGDYIAFLDSDDMWLPEKTEKQLAFAVEGDAPLTFTSYFKMDADYDGESTEWVPNGRVVRAREHVDYRAMLVRDYIGALTAMYDRSVLGTRLMPEMRKRQDYGLWLSIMRDGADARGLAEPLAVYRAHQAGSLSSNKLSLVQYNWALYREHEHLSVPRATRALAGAVWQSLRNSRI